One window from the genome of Osmerus eperlanus chromosome 1, fOsmEpe2.1, whole genome shotgun sequence encodes:
- the snai1a gene encoding snail family zinc finger 1a yields MPRSFLVKKYFANKKPNYSELECQNVALLDRFPLGELASADNESTSTCYTTGLVWDMSFLPTLYLPKSPTEPSPTPGPLDLSSPSSLSSSASSSGEEDEGRTSDPPSPEPEDSYHPPQRPKRNSAKSHGGPAKEEREAPVTAARPAFFCKHCPKEYTSLGALKMHIRSHTLPCVCTTCGKAFSRPWLLRGHIRTHTGERPFSCPHCNRAFADRSNLRAHLQTHAEVKKYQCGVCSRTFSRMSLLQKHSVSGCCSSTA; encoded by the exons ATGCCTCGATCTTTCTTGGTTAAAAAGTATTTCGCTAATAAAAAACCAAACTACAGTGAACTGGAGTGTCAAAATG TTGCCTTATTGGATAGGTTCCCTCTAGGTGAACTTGCATCAGCAGACAATGAATCAACTTCCACCTGCTACACAACAGGACTGGTATGGGATATGAGCTTTCTTCCAACCCTATACCTCCCCAAGTCCCCTACAgagccctcccccacccctgggCCCCTGGAcctcagctccccctccagtctCAGCAGCAGTGCCAGCAGCAGTGGGGAGGAAGACGAAGGCCGAACATctgacccccccagccccgagcCAGAAGACAGCTATCATCCCCCTCAGAGACCCAAACGTAACAGCGCCAAGAGCCATGGAGGCCCTgccaaagaggagagagaggcccctGTCACTGCAGCCAGGCCTGCTTTCTTTTGCAAGCACTGCCCTAAAGAGTACACCAGCCTGGGGGCATTGAAGATGCACATTCGCTCACATACTTTGCCCTGTGTTTGCACCACATGTGGAAAGGCCTTCTCCAGACCCTGGCTGCTGCGCGGTCatatccgcacacacacag GGGAGCGTCCATTTTCCTGCCCACATTGTAACCGGGCATTTGCTGACCGCTCCAACCTGCGTGCACACCTCCAGACTCACGCCGAGGTGAAGAAGTACCAGTGTGGCGTGTGCTCTCGCACCTTCAGCCGCATGTCCCTCCTTCAGAAGCACAGTGTCTCTGGTTGCTGCTCCTCCACAGCATGA
- the tp53inp2 gene encoding tumor protein p53-inducible nuclear protein 2, which yields MLRRLSHLFFGREEESPKDQRTPMPGVIDEEGWLLVSHHEAVSGVNTVEDQAVELPSMSVYACQSIPHVTEEREPRLETDVRMSEPDLPVQRSSTTSRAVRGSVSQAWPLAKVTHIARVQRAQAHSERRHLGRSGIQRQNCVRQRSQRHCLRSHTANLHQPGHRNFSH from the exons ATGTTGAGAAGACTCTCCCACCTGTTCtttggaagagaggaggagagcccgAAGGACCAAAGGACACCAATGCCTGGAGTCATAGATGAGGAGGGGTGGCTTCTGGTCAGCCATCATG AAGCCGTCAGCGGCGTGAACACAGTTGAAGATCAGGCTGTGGAGCTGCCTAGCATGTCCGTCTACGCGTGTCAATCCATCCCACATGTCACTGAGGAGCGTGAACCAAGGTTGGAAACTGATGTGAG gatgtcagaaccagaccTCCCAGTCCAAAGAAGCAGCACCACCAGCCGAGCTGTGCGTGGGTCCGTGTCCCAGGCCTGGCCTTTGGCCAAGGTGACTCACATTGCCCGAGTCCAGAGAGCTCAGGCGCATTCAGAGCGCCGGCATCTTGGACGGAGCGGCATCCAGCGGCAAAACTGTGTCCGCCAGCGTAGCCAGCGTCACTGCCTTCGCTCCCACACTGCCAACCTCCACCAACCAGGCCATCGCAACTTCAGTCACTGA
- the cyldb gene encoding ubiquitin carboxyl-terminal hydrolase CYLD, whose product METKGEVKETFFIVTRGKTRKGFSRGYIGHVEAETQHGELMGLVYGGGSSVSSTKSRGVVKKEDTYLLSRHQAQLLLFVCPPSKRLDLLCNPQLFAAICQLSQDDLVVLKHKKAYHPGLVKNLMQIGRKENQGDLLMLGFEVEFVDTDQTTSSKKPAPLPLFSAADIVQVVPACSKGLHWKDVPFDGLSRKTVSRINSMPNLGSRRQHVKESQTDHKVMQSQTPKVSHIPFEVGSMVEVMSNTGITVFGVIRWIGAPEGKKSNWAGIELDYEVKGCSDGKYKGQQYFSCKDTSALFVPLTKCSPDRRFLYSPTEKDILGSPDISPVPSLGETDAPPIPESEAQSLLVGKMKGIQGHFNSCYLDVTLFSLFSSSKTLDSVCQSPADTEQHISHTLRKDIVNRLRRDGFVPADSVMNFRKQLGCDSFVTEEKDPEEFITVLLQHVLCMEPLLKFRSCRGVSQDAYTFQIILEKEQVGQTPTVQQLLETSFLSCDLKFEEIPSCLMLQMPRFGNRYKMFPHIIPSTELDITDLLYNSPRDCFLCGRLAEYECSQCLQDRRLQPGRIKQYCATCKTQVHTHPSRQGHCPRALTVPSDVPADGPIPRHKMHLFAVLCIHTSHYVSFVKYGPNPRSWLFFDSMADRCGDDQTGYNIPEIRACPQVGDFLSQAEDKLVCADPSQAGEPVRRLLCDSYMCLYQSESMALHR is encoded by the exons ATGGAGACTAAAGGAGAAGTTAAGGAGACATTTTTCATTGTGACTCGGGGGAAGACTAGGAAAGGTTTCTCCAGAGGATATATTGGCCATGTGGAAGCAGAGACCCAGCACGGGGAGCTGATGGGACTGGTGTATGGAGGTGGCAGCAGTGTCAGCAGCACCAAGAGCCGGGGTGTCGTGAAAAAGGAGGATACTTACCTGCTTTCCCGTCACCAGGCCCAGCTactgctgtttgtgtgtccccCCAGCAAGCGCCTAGATCTCCTGTGTAACCCGCAGCTCTTCGCTGCCATCTGTCAGCTGTCACAGGATGACCTGGTGGTACTGAAGCACAAGAAGGCTTACCATCCTGGACTGGTTAAGAACTTGATGCAGATTGGTAGGAAGGAGAACCAAGGAGACCTGCTGATGTTGGGCTTTGAGGTTGAGTTTGTG GACACTGATCAGACGACATCATCTAAGAAGcctgcccctctacccctcttcaGCGCAGCCGACATTGTCCAGGTTGTTCCTGCCTGTTCCAAAGGGCTTCACTGGAAAGATGTGCCTTTTGATG gtctGAGCAGAAAGACTGTGTCACGTATCAACTCCATGCCTAACCTAGGGTCTCGTAGGCAACACGTgaaagagagccagacagaccaCAAGGTCATGCAAAGCCAAACCCCTAAAGTGTCACATATCCCATTTGAAGTGGGATCCATGGTGGAGGTGATGTCCAACACAGGGATCACTGTGTTTGGGGTGATCCGGTGGATTGGGGCCCCTGAAGGGAAGAAAAGCAATTGGGCAGGTATAGAACTG GATTATGAGGTGAAAGGATGCTCTGATGGGAAGTATAAGGGACAACAATATTTCTCTTGTAAGGACACCAGTGCTTTGTTTGTACCACTCACAAAGTGCAGCCCTGACAGGAGGTTCTTGTACTCTCCCACTGAAAAGGATATCCTCGGGTCTCCAGATATCTCCCCAG TTCCTTCATTGGGGGAAACGGATGCCCCACCTATACCTGAATCTGAGGCCCAATCTTTACTGGTGGGTAAGATGAAGGGGATCCAGGGTCACTTCAACTCCTGCTACCTAGATGTCACTCTTTTCAG TCTGTTCAGTTCCTCCAAGACCCTGGACAGTGTCTGCCAAAGTCCAGctgacacagaacaacacatatCTCACACTCTCAGGAAAGACATAGTGAACCGTTTACGAAG AGATGGCTTTGTCCCTGCTGATAGCGTGATGAACTTCCGTAAGCAGCTTGGTTGTGACAGCTTTGTAACAGAGGAGAAAG ACCCTGAAGAGTTCATCACAGTCCTTCTTCAACATGTGCTTTGCATGGAGCCCTTGCTCAAGTTCAG GTCCTGCAGGGGGGTGTCTCAGGATGCTTACACCTTCCAGATAATTCTAGAAAAGGAGCAGGTGGGACAGACACCTACTGTCCAGCAACTTCTGGAGACCTCCTTCCTGTCATGTGATCTTAAATTTGAGGAG ATCCCATCTTGTCTCATGCTCCAGATGCCAAGGTTTGGAAATAGGTACAAGATGTTTCCCCACATAATCCCCTCAACAGAGCTGGACATCACAGATCTCTTATACAACT CACCCAGAGATTGTTTCCTGTGTGGCCGTTTAGCAGAGTATGAGTGTTCCCAGTGTTTACAGGACCGCAGGCTTCAACCAGGAAGAATCAAACAATATTGTGCTACCTGTAAAACACAG GTGCACACCCATCCCTCCAGACAAGGTCACTGCCCTAGAGCCCTCACAGTGCCATCAGATGTACCAGCAGATGGCCCTATTCCAAGACATAAGATGCATCTGTTTGCTGTACTTTGCATCCACACGAGCCACTATGTGTCTTTTGTGAAATATGGCCCCAACCCTCGCTCCTGGCTGTTTTTTGACAGCATGGCTGACAGATGTG GTGATGACCAGACTGGCTATAACATTCCAGAGATCAGAGCTTGTCCGCAGGTTGGTGATTTCCTGTCTCAGGCAGAGGACAAGCTTGTGTGTGCTGACCCTTCCCAGGCAGGGGAGCCTGTCCGCAGGCTACTTTGTGACTCCTACATGTGTTTATATCAAAGTGAATCCATGGCGCTCCATAGATAA